The genomic segment AAAGATTTTTTTCTTAGTTTGAAATCTTAAGTTTTATTTTTGTAAGAGAGGAGTATGCTTCTTTCTTACAAAAAAGTAAAAAGGGAAAAAATGAAACACACATTAATTATGCTCGGCGTCGACTACAGTGAGAAGAGTTTATATCACGGTAGATTTTTATAGACAATAGAGCTTAACTACATAATAAACTTCAAATAAATTCTCACTCTAATAAATAATCACACTAAAAATTAAAAAAACTTATTGTCAAAATTATTTATAATTAAAGGCAAATATAATGGAAAAATATAGTATCAATATAAAAGATATGAAAGATTATTTAGGGTTTGGTGTTGCTGGCAACTTTGCAGGACACTTAGGTGAAGCTGGAGAAGCAGATGAATTTTCTGTTATTGAAACAAAAGAACAAAATGCACCAAAAGGAATGTTTCCATTTTACATTCCAAATGATGATTCTCATTTAGGGAATTTTCCTTATTCTACAGATAAAATAAACTATAACAATTTAGAGAAATTACAAGTAGAAGCAGAAGTTGCACTACTTTGTGATTTTGTATATGAAGATGGAAAGTTAATTGACTTAGTTCCAAAATATTTTGGAGCATTTAATGACTGTTCTAGTAGGGTTCAAGATGGGAAAAAACTTAGTACAAAAAAGAATTGGGGTAAAAACTCTAAGGGAATTTCACCTGATTTTATTAAAATCGATGATTTTTCAGAAAAAGGTATTTTAGGAAGATATCACATTGCTTCATTTATAAGAAGAGATGGGATTCTTAAAAACTATGGAGCAATAAGTGCTGTTAAATCATACTCATATTTCTTTGACCAATTAAAAACTTGGATGATAGATCAATTTAATAATCAACCAGATATGGGTCCTCTTGAAGGATTACCACAATATTTAGAAAATATTAATGATTATAAAGGATTATTAATTGCTGCAGGAGCAACTGCTTATGCTGACTTTGGAAAACATAACTTTTTAAAGCAAGGTGATGAAATCTTTGTATATGTATATGATGCGCATTTTCATTCTTTTGAAGATATAAGAAAAGATATAGCAGGAGTAGATGTATATCTTTCTAAATGTAGTAAACTATATCAAGTAGTTGAATAAAAAAGATTAGTTTCTCTAAAATTTAGAGAAACTAATTTTCATTGAGCTAATATAAAATCCTTATATTTCTTTGCTGTGTTATAACTTATCTCTGCCATTTTTGCCACACTATAAACAGTAATATTTTTATTCTCTAATCTTAATATATTTACAGCATTTAATACAGCTTTCTTACTTTTATCTTTTTTTGCTTTATTTGCTTTTTGTGTTGCTTTTATTTTCTTTTTTGTTTTTGATTGTATTGACTTTTGAAACTCTTCATTAATTCTATTATATAAACTCATATCATTCTGCGCTAGTATTTTTTGTAATTCGTAAAACTCATTATTAGAAATTGTTATTCTCAATTTTTCTCCTATACTCTATTTTTTGGGATTGAAATTATACATAAAAAAACTTAAAATTAGTTCAAATTGATATAATATTTTGAAATAAAAATATCAAAAAAGTAAAAAAATTGTATTTTTGTATAAAAAATGTCACTATATTGATACTATTTCATGCTATAATTATTTTAAGAAATTAATTAAAGGTAAATATCATGCTAAAGTCACAAAAAGGAAGTTTTGGAAATAAACTCCTAGTAAAGGTTTTAGGTACAACAATAATTGTCTTTATTGTTACGATTTTTTTTATCTCAAAATACTCATATGAAACAGCACAAAATGGTGCAGAGTCCTATTTAAAAGAGATGGCAAGTAATTATGCTTCTCAAGTAAAAGGAGATATTGATCGTTCTTTATCAATAGTAAAAACATTGCGTTCTAAATTTCAAGAAGCTATAAATCACAATAGTAAGCTTGGAGAAGAAGAAACAATTGCAATGCTTAAATCTATACTTAAAGACAATGATGAGTTATTAGGTCTTTGGTGGGGATTAAGAGATCCTGGGCTTTTATTTGATGTAAAATCTCAAAGTGAAGGATTACCAGATAGTTGGTATGCAAAAAATGGAGAATTTTCTCCCTATGTTACAAGAGGTAAAGAGGGAATTATTATTCAAACTGGTGCAGATTATAATGAAGAGAATGGTTGGATAAAAGGTCCTAAAGAAGCTAATAAAGAGTTTATTACTAAACCATACGTATATCCAATTGCTGGTGTTGATACACTTATGACAACAATTGCTATTCCTTTATACAAAGATGGTAAATATGCAGGTGTTATTGGTGCAGAAGTAGCACTTGATACATTTTCTACTCTAGCAAAATCAATTAAAGTATATGATAATGGATATGCTTTTATTGTTGATAGCTATGGGGTTATTTTAGGACACCCTACTCAAGAATTAGTAGCAAAAGAGGTTTTAAAAGTTACAGAGAATGATAATGATTATAAAACTGCTTTAGAAAATATTGCTAAAAATAAAGATTATGATTTTATTAAAAAATCATATACAGATGGAAAGCAATCATTATATTATGCTAAACCATTCACAATAAAAGGTGCAGATGTAAATTGGGCTATTTTTGTTAATGCTCCAATTGAAGAATACCTTTCTTTAGCAAATTTTGTTAGAAACTTTTCAATTATTGCTTCTGTAATAGGTATTTTAATTATAGGATTAATCATTTTCTTAAGTGTTAGACAATTAAAATCGAATCTAAATCTAATAACAAATGGTTTAGAATCATTCTTTAAATATCTAAATAAAGAATCTAGCCAAACAGAACAAATAGAACTGGTATCAAATGATGAATTTGGACAAATGGCAAGTAATATTAATGAAAATATTGTAAAGATTTCAAAAGGTATTGATGAAGATAATAAACTTATTTCAAATGTTAAATCTATTGTAAATAAAGTTG from the Arcobacter sp. CECT 8983 genome contains:
- a CDS encoding methyl-accepting chemotaxis protein yields the protein MLKSQKGSFGNKLLVKVLGTTIIVFIVTIFFISKYSYETAQNGAESYLKEMASNYASQVKGDIDRSLSIVKTLRSKFQEAINHNSKLGEEETIAMLKSILKDNDELLGLWWGLRDPGLLFDVKSQSEGLPDSWYAKNGEFSPYVTRGKEGIIIQTGADYNEENGWIKGPKEANKEFITKPYVYPIAGVDTLMTTIAIPLYKDGKYAGVIGAEVALDTFSTLAKSIKVYDNGYAFIVDSYGVILGHPTQELVAKEVLKVTENDNDYKTALENIAKNKDYDFIKKSYTDGKQSLYYAKPFTIKGADVNWAIFVNAPIEEYLSLANFVRNFSIIASVIGILIIGLIIFLSVRQLKSNLNLITNGLESFFKYLNKESSQTEQIELVSNDEFGQMASNINENIVKISKGIDEDNKLISNVKSIVNKVGDGYLDDRISASTSNDSLNELKELLNDMLNNLEGLIGKDLNQISEVLAKYTQRDFTAKLEEEGSGKIGKELIEMNKMITSMLQDSQRDGISLQASSNELTSNVQTLSSNATSQAASLEETAASIDEITSNIESTSQKAQEMLRISNETKTSANQGRELASNTVQSMDEINETVLTINEAITVIDQIAFQTNILSLNAAVEAATAGEAGRGFAVVAQEVRNLASRSAEAAKEIKDLVESATTRTNNGKEISSKMIEGFNQLEEKITNTNALIDDVSNAANEQTIGMAQIADAMGQLDKFTQENAAIADTTNSIAKETNSIAQEVVNSVSKNNFEGKKFS
- a CDS encoding DUF5718 family protein, translating into MEKYSINIKDMKDYLGFGVAGNFAGHLGEAGEADEFSVIETKEQNAPKGMFPFYIPNDDSHLGNFPYSTDKINYNNLEKLQVEAEVALLCDFVYEDGKLIDLVPKYFGAFNDCSSRVQDGKKLSTKKNWGKNSKGISPDFIKIDDFSEKGILGRYHIASFIRRDGILKNYGAISAVKSYSYFFDQLKTWMIDQFNNQPDMGPLEGLPQYLENINDYKGLLIAAGATAYADFGKHNFLKQGDEIFVYVYDAHFHSFEDIRKDIAGVDVYLSKCSKLYQVVE